The window TGTGCTACGGACAGCCGCGTCTCACAGAACACTGGTGCAAATGACTTTATGGCTGTTACACAATAACCCTGCTTTCTTCCATTATgtatcggtgtgtgtgtgtgtgtgtgtgtgtgtgtccatgcaACTGGCTGAgataaagtgacagtaaaacgTAATCTATTATTTTAAGACATAATAATTTGCGCAATAATAAAGTTTACAATCTGGAgttaaacaaacatataaagcAATTTAAGCAAGTGTTAATAGAAATGTGTTGCTTTCCCTTCCTTTTCAGTTCCAAGAAACAGCACTGATTGAAAAATAAGACTGCAGTGTAATCAAGAGTTAGTTCCACCCTCTTTCCTGCACAGgctttacaaatgtttattcagctataatttcatttttcatgaatCAATGACTAAAATTCAAAATCATTAATGGGGTGTGATAAAAAGAGATGCTCTCTTGGCCATGAATTCAGAGTAACATTCAAGCACCAAGAGGACACAGcgataataatagaaaataaataattagggattaaacaattaataaaaataaaaataattatcagcCCCACATTATTACTGATATGCTTGACATATTTTACTATTGTAGAATAATGGCCGGCCAAATAGAAGGTGACTGTACTGATAACCCCCCTGTGAGTGATAAGATCCTGAGACTGCAGAAGTGATAATGGAGTCTTAAGACACGCAGATCCTTAATAGTCCAATTGAAGAACAAATCTTGAGTCACCAGGGATGTCACTTACTCTCTATGTGATTACTTGGGTTTATTGATTGTCAGCTCCGGGAGATTTAAGAGGCTGTGTTCTCACTTAATGGACACTAATTATTATGTCAGTCGCCAAGACAGACAACACAACAGAAGACGGCGTATTAAGCATTGATCTGTCTTTAAATAAACTTCTTTCAGGCATCTATATGGATATTTCAGCAATATCGAGGAAGATTGTTTatcatctttttaaaacatggCTCTTTAAACAGGTTCCTCAAATGTTATCCCCATCTGCAAACAGGTGTACAAATAGGTCCAGCCTGTTTGCGTGTTAAAAATAACCGATGCAATGTTATGTATTTGGACGGGAGTGTTATGGATCACTGAGACGCGATATTTAGAGCGTCAGGAGAAATCAAGATGCGAACGATTCACCTAAAAATACTCTGCAAGTCTACAAGCATCACCATTAAAGGGAAAGTCACTTACGCTCACCcgtcaccctcatgttgttcccaAACCTTTATGACTTTCGTTCTTCTCCgcaacagaaaatattttgggACATTGCCAGTTTTTGTCTGGTTACCAAATTGTGTTATGTTTTGTAGTGTTTTACGTTTTGCACGTGTTTtgcagaagaaaagaaacaggTATAATAAGATCTATCCAGTAAttcataaaatgatataaaattgATGCTGTAACACTACAGACACTGGAGATCTTCCTCACTTTTCCTTTTCAGGCTCGAGCTGTCACTGATCGTCCACTCCCGGGAGTTTCATTCTCCTTTTGAATtgaataaatagaattttataGTCTGACTGTTACCTGTCAGAGCTAAACTATTACCTTGCCATAGCTGCTCCTTAGGTCATCCACCTATTTCATCACTGTCCTTCTCCATCAGCCCACAGTCTTCTGCAGCACAGAGCATCTCCAAACCTGACAAGCCCTCTGCTCTTCAACCTTGCTTTCTATAAAACCATAGTTGTCGCTCTATTTATTTCAGGCACCCTCAGATCCCCCGACTTTGTTTCTCCGGTGGCGGTGTAACCTCAATATTTGTCTTTTACTGGCAGGCCTGTCTAGTTATTTTGGAGTGATTGTTAAGACTACAACCATTTGTTCACTGCTCAGTGATCCAAATAAATTGGTTGGGAAAGCATCGATAGCAAGGACCCCATAACACATATCTCGTTCAGATCTTCAAGTACCTgaagttatacattttaaacaagtaCTATTATTGAGTTCTCAGTTTAAAGTTCAGCTTTTAGGTCCAAAGCATGTTATTCCCTCTGAGAAAGGAATAATACAAGAGTTGATGAAGTTTGACACATACATCACTCCTCTTGTGCTTCAACTAAAATCTCCACATGTTCTCGATCAAAACACTAAAGATTATTAACTCAACAAGGTTATTccttttcaatttcaaattgcTCCTTGAAGTGCTCAATTAGCTTGCTGATAAGATACATAGGTTTGAAATATGgaacatattatttataataatatatattgttttcaaaTTGGTCTGTGAAATGTTTGGCACAGATAGGAAAATGTTAGGTTTTTTTGCACTttcagaaaaattatattagcaCAATACAAACTTTCATCATGGCATTTTAACTGGTACATTGTTGTCGCTTGCGAAACCAAAATGAGGCGCCTTGAGGGGAAACAAAGATTATTAAAGGATGCTAATATTACACTGAGATCCCTTTGCAATGTCACTAGCGACAGACACGCTGTTTTTTTCAGAGGCTTGCAGAAAAAGGTTTACTAAAAGAAAGTTTACAGATTACAGGATAATCTTTTTCACGTTTCCTCGGTTGGTAGATGCACTGGGGATGATTTTAGCACTTAAAACTGTGAAAATTCatgatatgtaattatttaaaagaaaaaaaaagaaaaatgaactaaattcaTAGTAAATTACAAGAAGGTCTTCGTCAGCTGTCTCTTATAGGATCTTAAAATGTCTGAAACCTAGTATTAATGGTTGCTAAAagtattaataacattttcggtggtactttattttacagttctgtTGCTCATGTACATACTTGTATTGTATCGtagtaaatataataactaGATACTAATCCTGAACCTTCCCCCGTGTAGTTAGCTTGCCCACAACACCTGGAGGAAAGAAGCTTTTTCAAAAAGACTTTGAgcaaaaatccttttttttctctccctgaCAGCAGAGCTGACCCTTCTTACTCACACAGATGTGTGTCACTGTGCACAAGTCATCTAAATATAACTGTGCTTTGATCATATAATCCAGGCTGCAGTATTCGTAGCACAGAAAGGTGGGAACTATATGCATCTCAATGAACCAACAGGAATTTAAGCAACCAAAAGGTTTTGTAAATGAGCACGAATTAAGTTTTCTTGAACGGGTATGACCATCACACTTCACACATGAACGCTAATCAGCTAGCACTTGATTACTGACAACGATGACAAACATTTAATCTGAGCAACTTTATAGATTCAAGAgatgccttttttaaatatgtccgAATGTGAAGGTCCTGAACTTTAACATCTTTTCTCACAAGCCGTTTAATCTTTAACAAGGCTGCAGACACACTGCGAGGATCAATCGGCTATATGTGTTACgattttaatgtgtttgcacAGCAGGGTCCATAGTTAGACATACAGCACCACATCAATCTTTTAGCACGTCTTTCTTTCGAGCGATGCTGAAGTCTGtccgttttttttaaaataattaaggaaaaatgcaaaaagaaagtgTATGGCACGCACCAGGTATAATCCATATATGACAGGCTTGAAATAAAACCTGAAGTTAGATGAATAAAATGTCTGTCTCAGTTATGTGACTtcaaagaatgaaaatgaaacaagcATGAAACAAGCTAAATTCTCTATATTTGGATGACCTTTACGCAAATTTTAAAAACGATAAGACATTAAACATAATTGGGTTTAACAACAGACCTTTTTGTACCGATCGTGCCTAAAATGCAGGAGCTCAGTTCGTTTagaaatatctttctttgttcaAAGGTGAGGAATTGCAGTCATAAATAAAGCGTTAGGAAAGTGTCACAGGATCCTCACAGAAAAGAAACCTGCAACCAAAATAGAAAAGACACCTGACAGACAAGACTTGATTTAGTGATATGAGAACGTATCACAGTGGCTTTGGATCTAATTGCTACAGCCAGAATtaaattttcttcaggaaattaAATCGAGCCTCGGATCACCTTACAGTAATAACCTAAAGAGATTCGTTAATGCTATTCATGTGACAAAAACTATGCAAATGAAGAAATGGAAATAAAGTCACAGGAGATCATTGACAGAAATCGGGGGAAATATTCAGTCAATACGCACTGCGTATAAATTTCATCTAGGTACATCGGGACAAAATATTCCCATCCTATTAACAGAGGCAATCAAATGACATTCCTGGCACTTGAACAGACTAGACCCATATTGGCATACGTCAATTCTCCTTCCTAGAGTTCAAATGAAAGGGGGCACTTTGTATTTGATCCAGTCGTTTCATCTTCAGATACACCTCCATTCCTTTATGTGTCTGACTCGCTTTCTCTTTGTTGGCAGAAATATTCAGTTTAATACAGAGCTGCACCTAGGCCACAGAATAGACTGCAGCCTTTTAACAGTGGGGTTACCATGGATACCCGTTATTATGACCCGTGCTGATGATGACAGAGAAGTCAAGGGATCCTTAGTGATTTCTCCATTTTAACGAACAGCACAGGATTTGCCCTCACAAATGAACAGATGTAAATGTGCGCTGGACCTCCGGGGTCAGACGTGTTGAAGGTGAGGTTTCTTTTTCCTCTGTTCCACTTCACATTTTATGACATATTAATCATTAATAGGACTGGCCAGGCCATAGTAGCTAGATTTTGAGTAGATATGCAGGTCTCCAGAGAACAAAGCATTAGTATGACAAATAGATTTCCGCTCGATCCTAGTAATGTTACAATGTAAGCCATTACATCAAAAGGCTAAGTGTGCATTATCTtcactatataaatcagagtcTGATTATACGTACTTTGAAGAAATCGTTGTACCTTATTGCTGGAATACTTGACAGATCATTGCACCAAGTGACAGGCCATGATTGCCCCGATAGATTGATTAATAGCGTTTAACCTCGGCTACTGCGTTTTGCCAGAGCGCAAGCGTGAAATACAAAGACAAGAACGCAAAGATGATGAAAGGCAAAATGGATGTCAGAAAAAATAATCTCACCTTTGAGTTCTATGACTAATAAACCGTGTGACTGGGCGGAAGTGCTGCACTGGCACGAGACAATATTACACCCTAGTGGACACGACCCGCAAGTgcaattactgttattttaacaaaaatgtatttcagaaactgaTCAAATATTGGCGGGTTACAGTAGAATAGGATGACATACTTGCAAAGTTCCTCATAGTTGTTgtgaacccatcaaaataaagtgttagaagatattaagcagacaatCTACTAACACTCCAATGACTTGAGTTGACGTGTAGTTTGCTAAGTTAGTTACCGTTAGTAATGTttgaccatcaaaataaagtgttacaatatctacacacacacacacacacacacacacacaaatgtgatTTTCTACAGAGAAAAGTCCTGTTCGCCGGTTCGTCAATGTTCTGATAAGATTTGAGTGTTTACAACGAGTGTGTCTGGCTTCTTGTGGAGGCAGATGTGGTGAAGACACGTTTAGCTCGAGCATGAAATATTTCACACAACATATGTTTTACAATTATCTTGCAATGATCATCTGGAGAGTTGTTCTCATGATGTGGTTAATTTCCCTTCCAACTGATCATTAAAAACGCACGTATTTAATGAACGGACGATCTTTTAATTTCATGCTTTTGTATTGTAGATCAAGGTCTTCCTTATAtaggctgtaaaaaaaaaaaaaaaaatatatatatatatatatatatatatatatatatatatatatatatatatatatatatatatatatatatataataataacctaAAACATGTAAGTTTCACGTTGAGGATCATCGCTTTTAGTCTTAGTAGCTTTACTCTTAGCTTttctattaatattgttaactacatttaaaagGTTAGACTTGTGTTACAGCAACAGATGACTGCTTTAATATATTAACCACCTTTGGGTTCATTACATTGGGATTTACGGCCGCAAATCAATTTGACATGTTTTACATGAAACTTGCAAGTTAGAAAACGATGAACTACAGAAGTCTTTAAAATTCTGAaggctgaataaaaaaataaataaaagatttggaATCCAATCGGTCATGTACCCATCTCAGACCTTTCAGTTTACTgtcctataaataaaatacaaaaagctctctaaaataaaactgcatgttATTGATTTACGAAAGTGCCCGCTCCCCAAcccacatttttttccccccaacaTATGGACATTTTACATCAGAATCAATTTCTTTCACAGCTGAAAGCATTTCCTGTCATCAGCTACAAAGCCCATTTCTATAGAAATTCAGATTCAAAGTGCTAGTATGGACACTTGCCAAATGGATACACAATAATCCAAAGCTGTGGAGTCTGTATTTTGAATTTAGATATACTAAAAATATCTTAAGTCAAAACATGCACATGAACTTACCTTCTCTCTTatacaaaatgtgtgtgtgtgtgtggtgggtcTGATATCATTACGTATTTGACCGAATAATGCAACAATAACACAATtcagatttcaaaataaaagcttttattataaaactataaGAATTAGCAAAGTTGCTACAGATTTCACCTGCTCATTTAGAAATGGCACATCTGAGAACCAAATGGTTTGACCATAAACTTCAGCAACGAAACCGAATATTATACTCTCCTCTGAGCCATTGGCAGAAACACATCAGTCCCATTCTGACAGGTAAGCCAACATTCccaattttaaatagtttatgtCCAAGGGACCTCCGTTCAACATGGTATGATACAATACAAGCTCATATCACATTTGTAAAGATGCATAATAACACACTGATACAAACTGCTTTAGACCATGACTGTGAAAAGAAACGATCTAACGTAAAGCGGATCAATGGCATCTTTTATGTTAATGGTCACAGCAGccaaatgcatttctttaagtCTCCATGTGGAAATTTGGTGAATGTTAAAGCACATCCACAACACTCAGGTATGAcctcaaatctaaaaaaaaaaaaaataaaaaaaaagactatctTTGCAAAACAGAGGGACAGGCCCATGGGGTTGATTTGCCTGGATCAACAGATATACAAACAGATGTGGAGAACAGTCTGTGAGAGCACAAATTTGTAGTCTCTGCATCCAAATCTTGGAAGAGTTTCCCCCTTAACTGAAACCAACAAgcatttttgcaaaatatgaaaataaaatgctcaaGCACATATaacctggggaaaaaaaatatatgacaagaaagaaaatgtgaacAAAATCTGAATAACCCGACAATCACTTATATAGGAACAAACAAAGCTATTATGGCTAGCTGACCAGTGAAGATCATCTGTAGTGAATATTTGCACCAAGTGggatgagatgaaaaaaaaaaaggatctaaaaaaatcttaatactGAATtacttttgaacattatttaCTCAGAATAACTGAAGGACCTTTATGCTATAACCACACTCCAGCAAAGATAATGGTTacttaaaaacagacaaacacatgCCAATTCACATACACTGATgttggccacacacacacacacacacacacacacacacacacacacacacacacacacacacacacacacacacacacacacacacacacacacacacacacacacacacagtaaatcCAGCCAAGAGCTGCTTTTTAATGTgtgccattttaaaaaattaaatgctggaAAAACATCATACCTGGTGTCCTCCTTTAAATTGAATGTCacataaatgacatttcaaGCTGTGATAGCCACGTCTGAAATGGTAACAGCACCCTCTACTGTAACTAATGATTGAGGTAATGTGTACTATGTGATATGCTCAGGTGTCATGATATGTAGTGGTGTTGCTGGGTACCAATGGCACTTTGAACACTTAATACCCCAAAAACATTGACAACAACTGACCCAAAGAATCCCCGTgtgaaaaagtaacattttgacCATTCAAATCATTTCTTCCCAGTAGATTTAAAGAACATACACAATTAGCTTAATATACTTATCTGGAGAACATCTATTCCACTGCCAGAGTGTTAAAAACACAGTCCCTCCTCACAAACATACCAGCACTGCAGTGCCTCTCTAGAAGTTCAAATACTTCAGACTTTAAAAGATCTTCTGTTTTACACCcagtacaaaaatgtaatcgTTCCTGATATAGTATTAACCGACAAACCAGATTCACGTAACTGAAAAATCCCAGCTGAGGTAGGTGTCCAGGAAGTTCAGCTGCAGAGTGGCAATTCTGATtaagagattaaaaataaaacataagcaGCCAATGGGATGAGCCTGCGATGCCACCAGAGGATGTGGGAGTAACTGTCAATCAGTCCAACAAGAATCAGAGGCTATCTGAGCCCAGCCCTCGAAGTCATCCACTCTAAACCTTGACAGAGCCTgaaacgacacacacacacacaaaatgtgatTCCTCAAACTCAGGCCAGTGTGATAACATTCAGGGTCAACATTAAAATTCTACACCAATGCCTATAAAAGGctaaactaatatttttaaaagctacaACACACAGCATGACGGTATTATAATGTAGAgtatggagagagagaggaaggggagaaaaaaaaagtaataaaataaataaaataatataaaaaggtttgtgtttaaagcacattctaaacaaaacaaaaaaaaatagattagaTTATCTTTTAAAAGGTTAAACCATTAATTAACCAATTTAACTGTCTGGCCCATTAGGGATTATTGTTCCAGTTTTAAACCAGGCTCATTAGAAAAACATGTCTATGGTGACATCACTTCCAGTGAGTGGAGCTCAAatctaaaacatatataatctAAATCTGCATACAAATGCAAACCTGGTCACATACATATAGTGGAAGCCCTGAAATAACATATCCAAAATGTGAGTGGTAATAAAAGATTAATATCCTATCGTATTCGAAAATAATGTACACCATCCACGCTAAACCTGAACAATAAAGCAAAAAGGGTTCAAACACTGCACCAGGTGAGCTACCATGCAAGGTTACCTTGTCAGAAAAGACGTGTATGGAGTTCATTATGTGatgcaaacatcaaaatgttttcatacacTCGCGCAATActataagtatttattttgccctgtaatcataatttatgtgaaaatgaataaagtggttggtgtttttttgtcattagcGTACATTTTAGAGCTTTGCACGAATGTAGCTGGGGTATATTTCTTTTCCAATGAGCTTGGGCTGATTGTACATTTTGCAATCATTAATCTATTAGACGGTACAGCGTCTACAGGCTGTGTCTGTACTGCAGGTCTTACCCTTCTCCAGTGAGCGCACAGCACGACTGGATGTGCCAGGGATGATCCTTGATGGAGCTCAGAGTCAGATATTTGGAAATCTCTGCTGCAGACATACAACCCTTCATGTCCTGCTTATTAGCAAAGATCAACACTGCAGCTTTGCGCAGATCCTGAGAGAattaaaggcaaaaaaacaacaactgaaaaacAGTCTCAAATTgtctttaatctttttaaatggGATTTATATCCATGCTCTGTTTGCTGTAAATGTTAAAGTATTAGCCTACCTCATGTGCTAGCATCCTGTAGAGCTCTTCTTTTGAAATGGCTAGTCTTTCTCTGTCAGTACTGTCCACTACCAGTATGATGAACTGCGagagaaaatacacacacacacacccctttaTTATCAGATGTCAGGCAGCGTAGTTTTGCCCTTGTATTCGGGAGTGATTTGAGAAGTTTAGCAAGGCCACAGAGTTGTTTGTTGTGGCCCACAGCACTGAATAGAGCTTGACAGCAGGGCTACACCACAAATCTCAAACGCACGCTTTCTGAATGAAAGACGGGGGTCTCGCCATTCGAATCTCTTTGTATAACCCTGAACTTTGAACTCTGATTCAGACACCAGCTGCTGAGGTCTGGAGGAGTCACCGCTGTGCTGAACTGTTGTTCAAACTATTGTTCTCAGTAGACTGAACGCACAGCTGTTACTCAGAAACCGTCTCAACTTCATTCTCATTCACTCATTGCgattaaagttcattaaaatgTGTGATACTGTTTGAAAACATGCTACCGTGTttatgtattacagtttttttttaaataagcggTGTCAATTACCGTGTTGCTATTATATGTCTTGGGAGTGATGTGTTATGTCAGAACAATGTTAGGCTTCCTTATTAAAAGTATTGCTCTTAACAGACCTACGCGTTTTGTATCACTAGTGCAGCGTTTTACATTTCTTgacataaaaaagcaaacagacTGAAACTCTGTCTGAAGCTTTGAATATTCAGTATTGATTGCTTCCCAAactttaaagcttaaaaagtgAGCTACATCACATAATGCCATGATTACATCGGGCACATCAATGGTTGTGCCGCAACAGCTAAGTGTCTGTCAACTGGATACGACAAAGAGACCGGTGCAAGTCTATTGCAACCCCTACATAATTCATAATCAGGGAAGTTTGCTGCTATATCATGGATGCAGCAGGAGCAATATTACGCAGCACCTGAAAATGCTGGAGACCATTTTCAGACGCTGCATAGTATCATTGTTCCTTGCTTATTACAGGggaatgtaactacagaagagcaGTATTTGCTattggtctaatcagattcattGATCTATGCAAAGCTGCAACTAAAAGTGTTAAAGCCAGAAAACTGTTAACACTGAACTGTTTATttctaggggagttggaaatATAGTAGAGTGTTCCTTTAGAGCTGTGATGATGTTTTAACAGCACACTggtttaaaatttgtaattaagACATGGAAAATGGTGAATCATCTCTAAGACAGATATTAAGGTTTAGTCCATCACTTCACTTGATAACTAActtttaaaagcagctttagGCCAAGAACCGCTTCTTAGCAGTGTTCTTGCAAGTAATTATCAGAGGCATGATAAAAATGGCTCAAGGGTAGCATTAAATTCATTAACCAGCACAGGCACTAATATCACTaaacatttcaatttcaaacGAACGCTTTTCTTGTGAAATTTCTATTCTCAAAAGAATCCTGATGAAAATGCATCATGTTTTTCCACAGAAGTATTCAGCGGCACAACAGTCGAGAAAACATGcctaaaacaaaatattgtttGGTTTATTGTGAACAAGGGCCTGTATTCTGTATGTGTTTTGTCTCTTTCAACCGGTGGTCACATTTACGATGTAAATGCTGTTTGTGACTGAATTTTGTTCACAGAGAATCACTTCAATGTAATCCCCTTATTTCTAAAGAGCCCTTCTACATCAATGGAGAAGTGTGTGGTTTCCAAATCTATTAATCCAATGATCTCCTATCAAACAGGTTCATCCTCCAGCAGTGAGTTGTGTAAGTGCATTACCTCAGTGTTGGAGTAGTATGTGTTCCAAGAGGAGCGGAGACTCTCCTGACCACCAATATCCCACATCAGAAAGTGAGTTTTCTTCACCACTATTTCCTCCACATTGCTGCCAATTGTAGGAGACGTGTGCACCACCTCATTCATTAAACTGTACTCAAAAAAAGgttgaaacaaaattaaaacaaactacacTAGTCATATACATACATCTCTCACTTTAATGACCATGCTGAAGCCTTAACCGTTCAGTACCATGTCTATCTATACACCACACATAACATTacataatgaataaattgtaatatttagagCAATAAATAGTCTATAGGAAATAAAATATCCATTACTTACAACTGATAAAGGATAGTGGTTTTTCCAGCGTTGTCCAGACCCACAATAATCACCTTGTgttctacaaaataaaaaaatcaaatacatatTACAGAGTATGAGAAAGGTCAATAATATACAGTCCAAcggcaaatgaaaaacaatcaaTTCATCTCAGTGAATAAGGAAAGGACTATGTATCAATGCCAACACATTTTACATGAAATAGACAATTTTATGCCTCAGCAGCCCAGTTATAACATTAAAGTGGGTTCATCATATCTGCtgcgtttttttcttttcgttcAGAACTAGCTTCTATTGACCTCTCAGTTCTATTAACTGGAAGATAATTGGTCCAACAATCCCATACAAATGCACGGCTCTGCCACATGGGACGTACGCTTGCATAACAGAGGAAGATGTGATTAGATAAACTAGTGATCCGTCCTTTGCGATGTGAGAAAAATGTGACAGCCCGTGTatgcgagagagaaagagagagcacaTTTGGATGTTTTCCACCTTTGAACTCTGATGTGAACTACAGGAAGCCGGACTGGATAACTCACAACACTTCTGACAGCTCCACAAAGACACAAAATTTTTCACAGCTAGGCTATTACTTCCTCAGTGGCCGACCTCTATTTTACATCTGTATGCCTCCAGCAAAAAGTTGAAGACAAAGAGAGACACGGTTTCTCAAGACTACAGTTAACGCCACCCACAGTTTTGGTGGAATTTTTCTAAACAAACgcaaaaacaaactgaacttGACTGTATTA is drawn from Puntigrus tetrazona isolate hp1 chromosome 7, ASM1883169v1, whole genome shotgun sequence and contains these coding sequences:
- the arl8 gene encoding ADP-ribosylation factor-like 8; the protein is MGLIFAKLWSFFCNQEHKVIIVGLDNAGKTTILYQFLMNEVVHTSPTIGSNVEEIVVKKTHFLMWDIGGQESLRSSWNTYYSNTEFIILVVDSTDRERLAISKEELYRMLAHEDLRKAAVLIFANKQDMKGCMSAAEISKYLTLSSIKDHPWHIQSCCALTGEGLCQGLEWMTSRAGLR